Proteins encoded within one genomic window of Lampris incognitus isolate fLamInc1 chromosome 19, fLamInc1.hap2, whole genome shotgun sequence:
- the LOC130129866 gene encoding holocytochrome c-type synthase, with protein sequence MGASVSTPVTPTVKADSVMLSPPQGAPVHQEPQPVKVSPPAECPMHQAQPVNVSPPSECPMHQGPASAQAAPAHQDRAYEFVECPMKGAAGSRTDVDPANMMPPPNQVPAPDQPFTLALSREESKIPRHGSGKKWVYPSEQMFWNAMLRKGWRWREDDLGPQDMTNIIKIHNQNNEQAWQEILKWEALHANECPCGPSLKRFGGKAKEYSPRARFRHWMGYELPFDRHDWIIDRCGKEVRYVIDYYDGEINKDTYEFSILDVRPAFDSLEAVWDRMRVAFWRWTS encoded by the exons ATGGGAGCCTCGGTGTCCACACCTGTGACCCCCACGGTTAAGGCCGATTCAGTAATGTTGAGTCCACCTCAGGGTGCCCCCGTGCACCAGGAACCCCAACCTGTCAAAG TGTCTCCACCTGCAGAGTGTCCCATGCACCAAGCCCAGCCTGTCAATG TTTCTCCACCGTCGGAGTGTCCCATGCACCAAGGACCTGCCTCAGCACAAGCAGCTCCAGCCCACCAAGACCGGGCATATGAGTTTGTAGAATGCCCTATGAAaggagcagcaggcagcaggACTGACGTTGACCCAGCAAATATG ATGCCTCCTCCTAACCAAGTGCCGGCTCCAGACCAGCCCTTTACCCTGGCTCTCTCAAGAGAGGAATCCAAGATACCCCGGCATGGTTCAGGCAAGAAATGGGTCTACCCCTCTGAACAGATGTTCTGGAACGCAATGCTACGAAAAGG GTGGCGCTGGCGTGAGGATGACCTGGGTCCTCAGGATATGACAAACATCATTAAAATCCACAATCAGAACAACGAGCAGGCATGGCAGGAGATCCTCAAGTGGGAAGCCCTCCACGCAAA TGAATGTCCATGTGGCCCTTCATTGAAACGGTTTGGGGGTAAAGCCAAAGAATACTCCCCGAGGGCACGTTTTCGGCATTGGATGGG CTACGAGCTGCCTTTTGATCGCCATGACTGGATCATCGACCGCTGTGGGAAGGAGGTGCGCTACGTTATTGACTACTACGATGGTGAAATCAATAAGGACACCTACGAGTTCTCCATCTTGGATGTGCGACCTGCCTTTGACTCTCTGGAAGCTGTGTGGGACCGCATGAGGGTGGCCTTCTGGCGCTGGACTTCTTAA